A genomic segment from Alistipes senegalensis JC50 encodes:
- a CDS encoding bile acid:sodium symporter family protein codes for MKKIAEWFINLYAVWIVLSFVIGYFFPEAFLWFTHGNLMTWALALVMLGMGLTLKVEDFRALFRMPRTVVLAAISQYTVMPLSGWLIAHLLGLPTEFAVGLILVACCPGGTASNMIAYIGRANVALSVISTAVSTLLGIVMTPVLCKLLAGQFVPVDAWGMFMNVVQVVLIPVALGVFINYRFPRFVAGLGQTGPVVSTIAIVFISGGIIAPAVIGGRETMLEYAGLLILASSLLHTLGFTLGYTLGRIFRYDQGIAKAIACETGMQNGGLAAVLAKDSFPLLMPLVAVPSVFCSIMQTVIGGLLATLWRFTTRENLQNTPEHGK; via the coding sequence ATGAAAAAAATCGCTGAATGGTTCATCAACCTCTATGCTGTCTGGATTGTCCTGAGTTTCGTCATCGGTTACTTCTTTCCCGAAGCCTTCCTCTGGTTCACGCACGGAAACCTGATGACCTGGGCTCTGGCGTTGGTAATGCTCGGAATGGGGCTCACGCTCAAAGTCGAAGACTTCCGCGCCTTGTTCCGCATGCCGCGTACCGTGGTGCTGGCCGCCATTTCACAATATACGGTCATGCCCCTTTCGGGATGGCTGATCGCGCATCTGCTGGGACTTCCCACGGAATTTGCCGTAGGCCTTATCCTTGTGGCCTGCTGCCCGGGCGGAACGGCCTCGAACATGATCGCCTACATCGGCCGAGCCAACGTCGCATTGTCGGTCATCAGTACGGCCGTCTCCACGCTGCTGGGAATCGTCATGACCCCCGTGCTGTGTAAACTGCTTGCCGGACAGTTCGTTCCGGTCGATGCCTGGGGAATGTTCATGAATGTCGTGCAGGTCGTACTGATTCCCGTCGCACTGGGGGTCTTCATCAATTACAGGTTCCCGCGTTTCGTCGCGGGACTCGGCCAGACCGGGCCGGTCGTTTCGACGATCGCCATCGTGTTCATTTCAGGAGGCATCATCGCTCCGGCCGTCATCGGTGGCCGGGAGACGATGCTCGAATATGCCGGATTGCTGATTCTCGCTTCGAGCCTGCTGCACACGCTCGGATTCACGCTGGGGTATACGCTGGGGCGCATCTTCCGTTACGACCAGGGGATAGCCAAGGCCATCGCCTGCGAAACGGGCATGCAGAACGGGGGACTGGCAGCGGTGTTGGCCAAGGACAGTTTTCCGCTGCTTATGCCGCTGGTAGCCGTACCTTCGGTGTTCTGCTCGATCATGCAGACCGTCATCGGCGGCTTGTTGGCGACGCTCTGGCGTTTTACGACGCGCGAGAACCTGCAAAACACTCCGGAACATGGCAAATAG
- a CDS encoding sialidase family protein: protein MEPVRVDTRPAEKYRLANLDYGMTIGIEQTPGGRIWCCWVAGGDDADAYFLLAWSDDGGETWSDTKAVVDPHDATLPEKRRTIVGNLWCDPDGRLWLFYDVAMTYYDGRGGTWAAVCRNPDGRKPRWSEPQYIGVGFTLNKPTVLSNGEWILPQSLWERGVIDILLDDGRKQNVYHDAWHEYDSLRRANVFISSDKGRSWQLHAGIAVPGQRHDENMVVERRDGSLAMTVRSKAGWIYRSLSYDKGRTWSAPEEWQSHVNSRHFIRRLADGRLLLVRHGMTDEQTPERSHLRAFISEDDGLTWQGGLLLDERRGISYPDGFESSDGYVYISYDRNRSKDGEILLARFTPDDVLRGEVVSPRGVLRKIISTPGRIKTHRSKNR, encoded by the coding sequence ATGGAGCCGGTTCGGGTCGATACACGTCCCGCCGAAAAGTACAGACTCGCCAACCTCGACTACGGCATGACGATCGGTATCGAGCAAACCCCCGGCGGTCGGATCTGGTGCTGCTGGGTCGCCGGCGGAGACGATGCCGACGCCTATTTCCTGCTGGCCTGGAGCGACGACGGGGGTGAAACGTGGAGCGATACGAAAGCCGTCGTCGATCCGCACGACGCAACGCTTCCCGAAAAGCGGCGGACGATCGTGGGCAATCTGTGGTGCGATCCCGACGGACGGCTGTGGCTTTTCTACGACGTTGCCATGACCTATTACGACGGCAGGGGAGGCACATGGGCTGCGGTCTGCCGGAATCCCGACGGGCGGAAACCCCGGTGGAGCGAGCCGCAGTACATCGGCGTCGGTTTCACGCTGAACAAACCGACCGTGCTTTCGAACGGCGAATGGATATTGCCGCAGTCGCTCTGGGAGCGCGGCGTGATCGATATTCTGCTGGATGACGGTCGTAAACAGAACGTTTATCACGATGCCTGGCATGAATACGACTCGTTGCGGCGGGCCAATGTCTTCATCTCTTCGGACAAGGGCCGTTCCTGGCAGTTGCATGCAGGCATTGCCGTCCCCGGACAGCGTCACGACGAGAATATGGTCGTCGAACGCCGTGACGGTTCCCTGGCTATGACCGTCCGGTCGAAGGCTGGCTGGATTTACCGTTCGCTCTCCTACGACAAAGGGCGTACCTGGAGCGCGCCCGAGGAGTGGCAGTCCCATGTCAACTCGCGTCATTTCATCCGCCGCCTCGCCGACGGACGCCTGCTGCTCGTACGTCACGGCATGACCGACGAGCAGACCCCCGAACGTTCGCACCTCCGGGCTTTTATCTCCGAAGACGACGGTCTCACCTGGCAGGGCGGATTGTTGCTCGACGAACGCCGGGGCATCTCTTATCCCGACGGGTTCGAGTCTTCCGACGGTTATGTCTACATCTCCTATGACCGCAACCGTTCCAAGGACGGTGAAATCCTGCTGGCGCGCTTTACGCCCGACGACGTGCTGCGCGGAGAGGTCGTCTCCCCGCGCGGCGTCCTCCGCAAAATCATCAGTACGCCCGGACGAATCAAAACCCACCGCAGTAAAAACCGCTAA
- a CDS encoding phosphotransferase family protein, whose amino-acid sequence MANRTNIYYWKCDRPQAFYAIDRNGRGNSVDIEKRVGEMLTGYFGELTTLRPAGGQGNHLTFLADHAGKTYFIRIENGPDGDDYMEVEASVIERVRAAGVPTPHIYAVDSSRRGVPFAYQIMEKLESSDLNRIYRQGELATPEIMRTLGSYVARWQEITPTGFGPFDAEELRRSGTLRGLHAAYRDYYTLNLKKHLDFLVTHDFLTRARSQDIVELVGSRLGLLDIGRGCLVHKDLALWNVMGTRDEIQSVIDWDDAVAGDPTDDLSLMACFHSGSEIQALIEGYRSVRPLPENFEPRFWLHLLRNMLFKAVIRVGAGYFQKNSDFFLSDDGGKLEIQTRMRIDAACEGLKGNFKIDQL is encoded by the coding sequence ATGGCAAATAGGACAAATATCTACTATTGGAAATGCGACCGTCCGCAGGCGTTCTACGCGATCGACAGGAATGGCCGGGGCAATAGCGTCGACATCGAAAAGCGGGTCGGGGAGATGCTGACCGGTTACTTCGGGGAGCTCACGACGCTGCGGCCGGCCGGAGGACAGGGCAACCACCTGACTTTTTTGGCCGATCACGCGGGTAAGACCTACTTCATCCGGATCGAGAACGGTCCCGACGGCGACGACTACATGGAAGTCGAAGCGTCGGTGATCGAACGGGTCCGCGCCGCGGGTGTCCCTACGCCGCATATCTATGCGGTCGACTCCTCGCGCCGCGGGGTGCCGTTCGCCTATCAGATCATGGAAAAACTCGAGAGCAGCGACCTGAACCGCATCTACCGGCAGGGCGAACTCGCAACTCCGGAGATCATGCGCACCCTCGGGAGCTATGTGGCACGCTGGCAGGAAATCACCCCCACGGGTTTCGGCCCGTTCGATGCCGAAGAACTTCGCCGCAGCGGCACACTCCGCGGGCTGCATGCCGCCTATCGGGATTATTACACGCTCAACCTTAAAAAACACCTCGATTTTCTGGTTACACACGATTTTCTGACACGCGCCCGGTCGCAGGATATCGTGGAACTCGTCGGCAGCCGCCTGGGGCTGCTCGACATCGGGCGGGGATGCCTGGTTCACAAAGACCTGGCGCTCTGGAATGTCATGGGAACACGCGACGAAATCCAATCGGTGATCGATTGGGACGACGCCGTTGCAGGCGATCCCACCGACGACCTTTCGCTGATGGCCTGTTTTCACTCCGGAAGCGAAATACAAGCGCTTATCGAAGGTTATCGCAGCGTGCGGCCCTTGCCGGAGAATTTCGAGCCCCGCTTCTGGCTTCACTTGCTGCGTAACATGCTCTTCAAAGCCGTCATCCGTGTCGGAGCGGGTTATTTTCAGAAGAACAGCGATTTCTTCCTGTCGGACGACGGGGGCAAACTCGAAATACAGACCCGCATGCGTATCGACGCCGCATGCGAAGGGCTGAAAGGCAACTTTAAAATAGATCAATTATGA
- a CDS encoding HpcH/HpaI aldolase family protein, translating to MNTRTLGTGTWISVGAPVITEAVAGMGFDWLLLDLEHGSMTEADLLPNLHAAAASGVKVIVRIGEFRPSLVGRVLDFRAAGIMVPHVSDAATAAQIVSAMRYPPHGERGFSTSTRSFGYGARAPKEMSGWEAPLLLAQIEDYEGVLEAERIAAVDGVDMLFVGPRDLGLDLSVRPAERTFDFDEALQRVAKAAHACGKQAGILVRDTVDIPKLRGYGFTALAAGSDLGILRSGYKQLIQAFE from the coding sequence ATGAATACGAGAACTTTGGGCACGGGAACCTGGATTTCGGTCGGTGCCCCCGTCATCACCGAAGCAGTTGCCGGCATGGGATTCGATTGGCTGCTGCTCGATCTCGAACACGGCAGCATGACCGAGGCCGACCTGCTGCCGAACCTCCACGCTGCCGCCGCATCGGGTGTGAAAGTCATCGTCCGTATCGGCGAATTTCGCCCGTCGCTCGTCGGCCGGGTCCTCGATTTCAGAGCCGCAGGCATCATGGTTCCCCATGTGTCGGACGCCGCGACAGCCGCACAGATCGTAAGCGCCATGCGCTATCCGCCCCACGGGGAACGCGGTTTCTCGACCTCGACCCGCTCATTCGGCTACGGAGCCCGGGCCCCGAAGGAAATGAGTGGCTGGGAAGCACCTCTGCTGCTGGCGCAGATCGAAGATTACGAAGGGGTCCTCGAAGCCGAACGGATCGCCGCAGTCGACGGGGTAGACATGCTCTTTGTCGGACCGCGCGACCTGGGGCTCGATCTATCCGTGCGTCCCGCAGAGCGGACGTTCGATTTCGACGAGGCGTTGCAGCGTGTCGCAAAAGCCGCACACGCCTGCGGTAAACAGGCCGGCATCCTTGTCCGCGACACGGTCGACATCCCCAAACTCCGCGGATATGGATTCACCGCCCTGGCCGCCGGTTCCGATCTGGGCATCCTGCGCTCCGGCTATAAACAACTGATACAGGCTTTCGAATAA
- a CDS encoding SusD/RagB family nutrient-binding outer membrane lipoprotein: MKNIRTLCLTTLLAAATIVSCQKLEEMNNNPNQITLGETAPSSLLQNLLYDGNWTLQYRSWRINGDLMQYAMQSDGLEKISCFVLKASDSEMLWRNLSGSCMNAVHMARLAVDQDDPNSQAIAITLKAFYVSAMTDIFGDMPYSEAFRIVGDNITHPKYDEQKDIYASLCDELKTADGLYDTSAAYDDAGYDLLYNGDLKKWRKFTNALRLRLLLRQSRRVDVSAAMQEVVSAGALFENNADGAILRFTGVVPFFNGFGPSGSLTAPAASQNKRMCSRLIGLLDDSGDPRLSKYADPVTVSGQQVYQGMLSGQEDDYINANKSTTSNYARALSSDIQPSTFMSYAEQQFILAEAAARGYIAGDAEAYYKQAVRASVTEWCGDAAASAADLTLAHPRVQYDGTIERIIEQKWVSLFMVGFEAWCDYRRTGYPTLEIGPACENKNANGVATLPTRLCYPTISQTANEVQYRAAVERMGGKDDMLTKVWWASGTNY; this comes from the coding sequence ATGAAAAACATACGCACACTCTGCCTGACGACGCTCCTCGCCGCTGCGACGATTGTATCGTGTCAGAAATTGGAGGAGATGAACAACAACCCCAACCAGATCACCCTTGGGGAAACTGCGCCCTCATCACTGCTGCAGAACCTGCTCTACGACGGCAACTGGACGCTGCAATACCGCTCGTGGCGCATTAACGGCGACCTGATGCAGTATGCCATGCAGTCCGACGGACTGGAGAAGATCTCGTGTTTCGTCCTTAAGGCCAGCGATTCGGAGATGCTGTGGCGCAACCTCAGCGGCTCATGCATGAACGCCGTGCACATGGCCCGGCTGGCCGTGGACCAGGACGACCCCAACAGCCAGGCTATTGCAATCACCCTGAAAGCCTTTTACGTCTCGGCGATGACCGATATTTTCGGCGACATGCCCTATTCCGAGGCGTTCCGGATTGTCGGCGACAACATTACCCACCCCAAATACGACGAACAGAAGGACATCTACGCCTCGCTGTGCGACGAGCTGAAAACAGCCGACGGGCTGTACGACACGTCGGCGGCCTATGATGACGCGGGCTACGACCTGCTCTACAACGGCGACCTGAAAAAGTGGCGGAAATTCACCAATGCCCTGCGGCTGCGGCTGTTGTTGCGCCAGAGCCGTCGAGTCGACGTTTCGGCCGCAATGCAGGAGGTGGTCTCGGCCGGAGCACTCTTTGAAAATAACGCCGACGGGGCTATCCTGCGGTTCACGGGTGTCGTGCCGTTCTTCAACGGTTTCGGTCCCTCGGGTTCGCTGACGGCGCCTGCCGCTTCGCAGAACAAACGTATGTGTTCGCGCCTGATCGGCCTGCTGGACGACAGCGGCGACCCGCGCCTCTCCAAATATGCGGACCCGGTCACGGTCAGCGGACAGCAGGTCTATCAAGGCATGCTTTCGGGGCAGGAGGACGATTACATCAATGCGAACAAGAGCACCACGTCGAACTATGCCCGTGCGCTTTCGAGCGACATACAGCCTTCGACCTTCATGTCGTACGCCGAACAGCAGTTCATCCTGGCCGAAGCCGCTGCGCGCGGATATATTGCCGGCGACGCCGAAGCGTATTACAAGCAGGCTGTCCGGGCTTCCGTGACCGAATGGTGCGGCGATGCGGCTGCCTCGGCAGCCGATCTGACACTCGCACATCCCCGGGTACAGTACGACGGTACGATCGAGCGGATCATCGAGCAGAAATGGGTCAGCCTCTTCATGGTGGGCTTCGAGGCATGGTGCGACTACCGCCGCACGGGCTATCCGACGCTCGAGATCGGCCCGGCCTGCGAGAACAAGAATGCGAACGGCGTAGCCACGCTTCCTACCCGTCTGTGCTATCCGACCATCAGCCAGACCGCCAACGAGGTGCAATATCGTGCAGCCGTCGAACGCATGGGCGGTAAGGACGACATGCTGACCAAGGTATGGTGGGCCTCGGGAACCAATTACTAA
- a CDS encoding YhcH/YjgK/YiaL family protein, with translation MQSIVIKPESDETHRWAAADARFGKMFDYLKTHSLDTLAEGRHEIDGEEIFLLIVTGEMHPASNGVLEAHDRYFDVQIPLLQPERFGLASRAQCHAPRGTMDTAADILFFDDSPRRYVDAGPGELIVFTPETAHAPMIGSGTQRKAVFKIKCN, from the coding sequence ATGCAATCGATTGTCATAAAACCGGAATCCGATGAAACCCACCGATGGGCTGCTGCCGACGCCCGTTTCGGCAAGATGTTCGACTATTTGAAAACCCACAGTCTGGATACGCTCGCCGAAGGGCGTCACGAGATCGACGGTGAGGAGATTTTCCTGCTAATCGTCACGGGAGAGATGCACCCTGCAAGCAACGGAGTCCTCGAAGCCCACGACCGTTATTTCGACGTACAGATTCCGCTCCTGCAGCCGGAACGTTTCGGTTTGGCATCCCGCGCACAATGCCACGCCCCGCGCGGGACGATGGATACGGCCGCCGACATTCTCTTCTTCGATGACTCGCCCCGCCGTTACGTCGATGCCGGGCCGGGCGAACTGATCGTCTTCACGCCCGAGACCGCTCATGCACCCATGATCGGGTCGGGGACGCAGCGCAAGGCGGTCTTCAAGATCAAATGCAACTAA
- a CDS encoding SusC/RagA family TonB-linked outer membrane protein, giving the protein MKNLFKFCFALFVLSVLPAMLPAQTLRAVKGTVFDSDGTTPMAGVSVLVRGTNRGTTTDKTGKYSVQASETDILVFSFLGYAEKSAIVGNRTSIDIVLQEDRKTINEVVVTALGIKREEKSLGYAVSKMSADELNNAASSNWLNGIAGKVAGLNMNQAGAGPGGSMRVTLRGESSINPAASEALFVIDGVPMLSDMDSSGGSTSAYDAGSSDMPIDYGNGASDLNPDDIESITVLKGAAATALYGSRAANGAIVVTTKSGSKERGVRVTYSTTVTFENAGYWPDFQDQYGSGGIGNDRYYSFYNIAAEGLTKTQNHRSWGPKFEGQLYYQYGAKNEDGTYTATPWVARDWYKGFFETGVTYNNFVAIDGSNGKGTSARLSFTDNRNDWITPNTGYNRQTLSASFRSEVTDWLTLDMKVNYNRKQSDNLPQSGYGVSTIPYTLMWSQQSVPIKWYKDYRIDEYTQNNPFTTSADNPYLQAYEQLNTMLRNRVYGNVSLNVRLAKCLSLMLRSGLDMNNEFRTQQQPFGSRKAANGKYKEQRLYRAEFNHDFLLKYDNRWGDFGLNASVGGNIMRYNQNNSTMWSTALKTPGVYKFANSVDRPLYTNTIRDKSIRSLYAMAQFSYKDYVYLDVTGRNDWSSTLAKGNNSYFYPSVSASVLLSSIFGFSEKAPAVDLLKVRLSWANVGNDTDPYKINNYYTNSEFGGGLIYPTGIINADLKPEMVESWETGLEARFFKGRLGVDFTYYYSTSRNQILSAPVDPVTGSQNTLINAGKLVNKGIEVALSGTPVRTKKFRWDIDVVYSRNCNEVLELTEGVDQWVISKIATAQVIARPGGTLGALYGTGFERIPEGATCVMPDGSVKDISGEILYENGYPVQNKTELRYLGDTQPDWKGGITMKFSYRGLKLSVSADGQFGGHAWSLSNSMFSYLGKLNNSLEGRYDGLVGKGYVYDSATGTYSPNMEVTEEIGTYYDRVYNRDNVESNIFSTSFIKLREVRLEYSLPKKWMEKTRFLRGVSVAVFGRNLAMWTRWPQYDPEIAALNGSTITTGFESGQFPMTRSYGFNVKLQF; this is encoded by the coding sequence ATGAAAAACCTGTTCAAATTCTGTTTTGCGCTCTTCGTGCTGTCGGTGCTTCCGGCAATGCTTCCGGCGCAAACGCTTCGCGCCGTCAAAGGCACGGTGTTCGACAGCGACGGAACGACACCCATGGCGGGCGTCAGCGTGCTCGTTCGCGGAACCAACCGCGGAACAACGACCGATAAGACCGGTAAATACTCCGTGCAGGCATCCGAAACCGACATCCTCGTCTTTTCATTCCTGGGCTATGCCGAAAAATCGGCCATCGTCGGCAACCGCACGTCCATTGACATCGTACTCCAGGAGGACCGCAAGACGATCAACGAGGTCGTCGTGACGGCGCTCGGTATCAAACGCGAGGAAAAGTCGCTCGGATATGCCGTCTCGAAAATGAGTGCCGACGAGCTGAACAATGCCGCTTCGAGCAACTGGCTCAACGGTATTGCCGGTAAAGTCGCCGGACTCAACATGAACCAGGCCGGGGCCGGTCCCGGCGGTTCGATGCGCGTGACCCTGCGCGGCGAATCATCGATCAATCCTGCCGCCAGCGAAGCGCTCTTCGTTATCGACGGCGTACCCATGCTCAGCGACATGGACAGCTCGGGAGGATCGACATCGGCCTACGACGCCGGATCGTCCGACATGCCCATCGACTACGGCAACGGCGCCAGCGACCTCAACCCCGATGACATCGAGTCGATCACCGTACTGAAAGGTGCCGCCGCAACGGCGCTCTACGGTTCACGCGCCGCCAACGGTGCCATTGTCGTCACGACCAAATCGGGTAGCAAGGAACGCGGCGTGCGCGTCACCTACTCGACGACCGTAACGTTCGAAAATGCCGGTTACTGGCCCGATTTCCAGGATCAGTACGGTTCGGGCGGTATCGGGAACGACCGTTATTACTCGTTCTATAACATTGCGGCCGAGGGGCTTACAAAGACTCAGAATCACCGTTCATGGGGACCGAAATTCGAAGGGCAGCTCTATTACCAATACGGGGCCAAGAATGAGGACGGGACTTACACCGCCACTCCCTGGGTCGCCCGCGACTGGTACAAAGGTTTCTTCGAAACGGGCGTAACCTACAATAATTTCGTGGCGATCGACGGCAGCAACGGCAAGGGGACCTCGGCCCGACTTTCGTTCACCGACAACCGGAACGACTGGATCACGCCCAACACGGGTTACAACCGTCAGACCCTCTCCGCATCGTTCCGCTCGGAGGTGACCGACTGGCTGACGCTCGACATGAAGGTCAACTACAACCGCAAGCAGAGCGATAACCTGCCGCAGTCGGGATACGGCGTATCGACCATCCCTTATACGCTGATGTGGTCGCAGCAGAGCGTGCCTATCAAGTGGTACAAGGACTACCGCATCGACGAATATACCCAGAACAATCCCTTCACCACGAGTGCCGACAACCCCTATTTGCAGGCCTATGAGCAACTCAATACAATGCTTCGCAACCGGGTCTATGGCAATGTAAGCCTCAATGTCAGGCTGGCCAAATGCCTGAGCCTGATGCTGCGCTCGGGATTGGACATGAACAACGAGTTCCGCACACAGCAACAGCCCTTCGGTTCGCGCAAGGCTGCCAATGGCAAATACAAGGAACAGCGGCTCTACCGTGCCGAGTTTAACCATGACTTTCTCCTCAAATATGACAATCGCTGGGGCGATTTCGGACTCAACGCCTCGGTCGGCGGCAACATCATGCGCTACAACCAGAATAACAGCACGATGTGGTCCACGGCGTTGAAGACCCCCGGAGTTTACAAATTCGCCAATTCAGTGGACCGCCCGCTCTACACCAATACGATCCGCGACAAATCGATCCGCAGCCTCTACGCCATGGCGCAGTTCAGCTACAAGGACTACGTTTATCTCGACGTCACGGGGCGCAACGACTGGTCATCGACGCTTGCCAAGGGCAACAACTCCTATTTCTATCCCTCGGTCAGCGCCAGCGTACTGCTTTCATCGATCTTCGGATTCAGCGAGAAGGCGCCTGCCGTCGATCTGCTGAAAGTGCGCCTTTCATGGGCCAACGTCGGCAACGACACCGATCCCTACAAGATCAACAACTACTATACGAACAGCGAGTTCGGCGGCGGCTTGATCTATCCTACGGGCATTATCAATGCCGATCTCAAACCCGAGATGGTAGAGAGTTGGGAGACCGGTTTGGAGGCTCGTTTCTTCAAAGGGCGTCTCGGCGTGGATTTCACCTATTATTACTCTACGAGCCGCAATCAGATTCTCAGTGCTCCGGTCGATCCCGTCACGGGTTCGCAGAATACGCTCATCAACGCCGGCAAACTCGTGAACAAAGGCATCGAGGTAGCTCTCAGCGGCACACCGGTCCGCACGAAGAAATTTCGCTGGGACATCGACGTAGTTTACTCCCGCAACTGCAACGAGGTGCTCGAACTGACCGAAGGGGTCGACCAGTGGGTCATCAGTAAGATCGCTACGGCGCAGGTCATCGCCCGGCCGGGCGGGACGCTGGGGGCCCTTTACGGCACGGGATTCGAACGCATTCCTGAAGGTGCGACTTGCGTCATGCCCGACGGTTCGGTGAAGGACATCTCGGGCGAAATACTCTATGAGAACGGTTACCCTGTGCAGAACAAAACCGAACTGCGGTATCTGGGCGACACGCAGCCGGACTGGAAGGGAGGGATCACCATGAAGTTCTCCTACCGAGGCCTGAAACTAAGCGTTTCGGCCGACGGTCAGTTCGGGGGACACGCTTGGTCGCTTTCCAATTCGATGTTCTCTTATCTAGGCAAGTTGAACAATTCGCTCGAAGGCCGTTACGACGGACTGGTCGGCAAGGGTTATGTCTATGACTCCGCCACGGGAACCTATTCGCCCAACATGGAGGTCACCGAGGAGATCGGAACCTACTATGACCGGGTCTACAACCGCGATAACGTCGAGTCCAACATCTTCTCCACTTCGTTCATCAAACTGCGTGAGGTGCGTCTGGAATACTCGCTGCCGAAAAAATGGATGGAGAAAACGCGCTTCCTGCGCGGCGTCAGTGTCGCGGTCTTCGGCCGCAATCTGGCCATGTGGACGCGCTGGCCGCAATACGACCCCGAGATTGCGGCACTGAACGGATCGACCATCACCACGGGCTTCGAATCCGGACAGTTCCCCATGACCCGTTCTTACGGGTTCAACGTAAAACTTCAATTCTAA
- a CDS encoding BACON domain-containing protein, producing MKRFRILALLLPILWTAGCENDENGVAPYFESDYSAENPIQLEPQGGAADKTQEVRVVVRSNISWTVASDAEEWCTVYPAAGKDEGRFYVTVQVQDQPYPRSCTLTARDGGGNVVATIPVNQSAPAKRLEIAEPEITVSADGDEIAIGVDTNIDWGAELVDAADAAWVTLGAPDLEADRLPVSVTPYSGDRQARIRIYALDEPSLEQTLTLIQTSVLMLSDFTTLDAVPHNTLVTLRNVNFAVPLGTLYNLTLAGFECDLTIRDSKGNTFTVRTRDSDGFKHAQNILFGDYNLTGSIDRSGSTPALRLRSEADMVKIAAESYRSIAEWYGDKSAVSDTGWSVAKGSGTATFGVKINSAGADVKSSFARRDCTKAYAADNTYWGPSLKSWDGSGQYYKFTVSTAGISEDIYLSLWTLSFSSSVAELKVEWAESPDAATWTDCGVVLTQNNAANGTSNEYFLGTYSVRAPGAQNRETVCFRVSKASDKRADGKTSVISAMGPNYMCYFGVFALNE from the coding sequence ATGAAACGATTCAGAATACTTGCATTGCTGCTTCCGATACTTTGGACGGCAGGCTGCGAGAATGATGAAAATGGGGTAGCGCCCTATTTCGAGAGCGACTACTCCGCCGAAAATCCCATCCAGCTCGAGCCGCAAGGGGGAGCCGCGGACAAAACACAGGAAGTGCGTGTCGTCGTAAGGTCGAACATCAGCTGGACCGTCGCGAGCGACGCCGAAGAGTGGTGTACGGTGTATCCGGCCGCAGGAAAGGATGAAGGCCGTTTTTATGTGACCGTCCAGGTTCAGGACCAGCCTTATCCGCGCAGTTGTACCCTGACCGCCCGCGACGGCGGGGGCAATGTCGTTGCAACCATCCCCGTCAACCAGAGCGCTCCCGCGAAACGCCTTGAAATCGCGGAGCCGGAGATTACGGTCAGCGCCGACGGCGACGAAATAGCCATCGGTGTCGATACGAATATCGATTGGGGAGCCGAATTGGTCGATGCCGCCGACGCTGCGTGGGTGACGCTCGGCGCGCCCGACCTGGAAGCCGACCGGCTGCCCGTTTCGGTCACGCCGTACAGCGGCGACCGACAGGCACGTATCCGGATCTATGCGCTCGACGAACCTTCGCTGGAGCAAACGCTCACCCTGATACAGACCAGCGTTTTGATGCTTTCCGACTTCACGACGCTCGATGCCGTACCGCATAACACGCTGGTTACGCTCCGGAACGTCAATTTCGCAGTTCCCCTGGGTACGCTCTACAACCTGACCCTCGCGGGATTCGAATGCGACCTCACGATCCGCGACAGCAAAGGCAATACCTTTACGGTGCGCACTCGCGATAGCGATGGTTTCAAACACGCGCAGAACATCCTTTTCGGGGATTATAACCTGACGGGCTCCATCGACCGTTCGGGTTCCACTCCCGCACTGAGGCTGCGTTCGGAGGCCGACATGGTGAAGATCGCCGCCGAGTCCTACCGTTCGATCGCAGAGTGGTACGGGGATAAGAGTGCGGTTTCGGATACGGGCTGGAGCGTGGCAAAGGGTTCGGGAACGGCTACGTTCGGTGTAAAGATCAACAGCGCCGGTGCCGATGTCAAGTCCTCGTTCGCCCGCAGGGATTGTACGAAGGCGTATGCTGCCGACAACACCTATTGGGGGCCGAGTCTCAAGTCATGGGACGGTTCGGGACAATACTACAAGTTCACGGTTTCGACCGCCGGTATATCGGAAGACATCTACCTGTCGCTTTGGACTTTGTCGTTCAGCTCGTCGGTTGCCGAACTGAAAGTCGAATGGGCCGAGAGCCCCGATGCGGCGACGTGGACCGACTGCGGCGTGGTGCTCACGCAGAACAATGCGGCGAACGGCACCAGCAACGAATACTTTCTGGGGACGTACAGCGTGCGTGCACCCGGCGCTCAGAACCGTGAGACGGTCTGCTTCCGGGTTTCGAAAGCCTCGGACAAACGGGCCGACGGCAAGACATCGGTCATCAGCGCCATGGGCCCGAATTACATGTGTTATTTCGGCGTCTTTGCGCTGAACGAATAA